A window of Paenibacillus polygoni contains these coding sequences:
- the thpD gene encoding ectoine hydroxylase, translating to MSNNHISTLQEKEVDVYPSRIHSEPRILKRQDPVVHSEWNTSSPVTKEQSDFYEHHGYLFLEGFLNQEELIHYQKEARDLQITARQSESDQIIREPEGSEVRSVFAIHETKPVFQKLSQDPKLLSIVEYLLGSKTYIHQSRINYKPGFTGKEFYWHSDFETWHVEDGMPRMRALSCSIALEDNFHFNGPLMVVPGSHKEFVACVGKTPDNHFKDSLRKQEYGVPDHDNLTRMVKEGGIDTPVGRAGSIVLFDCNIMHGSNSNITPLPRSNIFMVYNSVENKLVQPYSGQQARPSYIANRENK from the coding sequence ATGAGTAATAATCATATATCCACACTGCAAGAAAAAGAGGTAGACGTCTATCCTTCAAGAATTCATTCCGAGCCTCGAATTTTGAAGAGACAGGACCCAGTTGTTCACTCTGAATGGAATACGAGTTCACCCGTAACGAAAGAACAATCCGATTTCTATGAGCATCATGGATATCTGTTTCTAGAAGGATTTTTAAATCAGGAAGAACTAATCCATTACCAAAAAGAAGCACGAGATTTGCAGATTACAGCTAGGCAATCGGAGAGCGATCAGATTATTCGGGAACCTGAGGGCAGCGAAGTGCGATCTGTTTTTGCCATCCATGAGACTAAGCCCGTATTTCAGAAGCTATCTCAAGACCCGAAACTACTTAGCATCGTGGAGTACTTGCTTGGAAGCAAGACGTATATCCATCAATCGCGCATTAATTATAAGCCTGGTTTTACGGGCAAAGAATTTTACTGGCATTCGGATTTTGAAACTTGGCATGTGGAGGATGGTATGCCTCGAATGAGAGCATTAAGCTGTTCTATTGCACTGGAAGATAACTTTCATTTCAATGGACCTCTTATGGTTGTCCCGGGGTCACATAAAGAGTTCGTGGCTTGTGTAGGTAAGACGCCAGATAATCATTTCAAAGATTCCTTGCGTAAGCAAGAATATGGAGTCCCTGACCATGACAACCTGACTCGTATGGTAAAGGAAGGCGGAATTGATACACCTGTCGGTAGGGCGGGTTCGATCGTATTATTCGATTGCAACATTATGCATGGTTCGAATAGTAATATCACGCCTCTCCCTCGCAGCAACATATTTATGGTATATAACAGTGTTGAGAATAAGTTGGTTCAGCCATATTCTGGTCAACAGGCAAGACCAAGTTATATCGCTAACCGAGAAAATAAATAG
- a CDS encoding cytochrome P450, with amino-acid sequence MSLKETNPEFIHDFAFPLPVMVIADMLGVPQEDRNIFKRWSNSLARLLDVTFLSEEQLDEGDLAAAEIRDYFRQQVRARARNPKEDIIESYTLLHDQQELIPSAVEEILRYESPVQVTNRTAGEDILLGDTLIRRGQEVFLSLGAANRDPAVFNDPDYFDITRKKNRHLSFATGPHFCIGAPLARLEAITAFQVLLKQYPALRFSGPTPIWRNQILFRGLEALHVKL; translated from the coding sequence ATGAGCTTGAAAGAAACGAATCCCGAATTTATTCATGATTTTGCTTTTCCTCTTCCCGTTATGGTCATTGCAGATATGCTTGGTGTTCCGCAAGAAGATCGGAATATTTTTAAAAGATGGTCCAATTCTTTAGCGAGACTCCTTGATGTTACCTTCTTATCCGAAGAACAGCTTGATGAAGGCGATCTTGCTGCGGCAGAGATTCGAGACTATTTCCGTCAACAGGTAAGAGCGCGCGCGCGAAATCCAAAAGAAGATATCATAGAATCTTACACGCTTTTGCATGATCAGCAAGAATTAATTCCATCTGCGGTAGAAGAAATCCTAAGGTATGAAAGTCCTGTCCAGGTTACCAATCGAACAGCTGGAGAAGATATTCTGCTTGGCGATACGCTAATTAGACGGGGACAAGAAGTATTCTTATCCCTAGGTGCAGCTAACCGAGATCCTGCCGTTTTTAATGATCCGGATTATTTCGATATTACGCGAAAGAAAAATCGGCATCTGTCGTTTGCCACTGGGCCCCATTTCTGTATTGGTGCTCCGCTGGCAAGACTCGAAGCAATCACCGCTTTTCAGGTATTGTTGAAACAGTACCCTGCCCTTAGGTTCTCCGGGCCTACGCCAATATGGCGAAATCAAATTTTGTTCCGCGGACTTGAAGCACTTCATGTGAAACTGTAA
- the ectA gene encoding diaminobutyrate acetyltransferase — protein MAVNTETEIIYRNPIAKDGASVWELIRDTETLDLNSPYCYMLLGDYFNDTCMIAEHEGDIIGFISAFRSPRNLERLFVWQVAVARTHQRQGIAKNMLTYLLKQKACHGVRFIEATISPSNKASHRLFLSFAEERSIPSTVTAGYGADMFPDRSNHEDEPLFVIGPIINEI, from the coding sequence ATGGCAGTGAACACGGAAACCGAGATCATATACCGTAATCCGATAGCAAAAGACGGAGCCAGCGTATGGGAACTCATCCGAGATACAGAGACGCTCGATCTAAACTCACCCTACTGTTACATGCTGCTCGGGGATTATTTTAATGATACCTGTATGATTGCCGAACATGAGGGAGACATCATCGGATTTATTTCAGCATTTCGATCACCACGTAATCTAGAAAGGCTGTTTGTATGGCAGGTCGCAGTAGCTCGGACACACCAAAGGCAAGGGATAGCAAAGAACATGCTGACCTATCTTTTGAAACAAAAAGCGTGCCACGGCGTGCGTTTTATTGAAGCGACCATCTCACCTTCGAATAAGGCATCGCACCGGTTATTCCTGAGCTTTGCTGAGGAGAGATCAATTCCGAGTACCGTTACTGCAGGGTATGGTGCAGATATGTTCCCAGATCGTTCGAATCATGAGGATGAGCCATTGTTTGTTATCGGACCAATCATCAATGAAATATGA
- the ehuC gene encoding ectoine/hydroxyectoine ABC transporter permease subunit EhuC: protein MPNSWIDFLPSLLKGAEITILVAFFSSILAIIVSFIAGLLRLSKLWILRTISAIYVEVFRGTSLLVQLFWLYFALPFIGIELPKMLAAILAIGLNFGAYGSEIVRSAVLAVPKGQTEAAIALNMKPWQRLSHVILPQASLQMLPSFGNQMVELIKSTSLVYFITMADLTYQAMVLRNNYISFTTEILVLLLLMYFVIATLVSIAVRLLERKLTTGRL, encoded by the coding sequence ATGCCGAATTCATGGATTGATTTTCTTCCTTCGTTATTAAAAGGAGCGGAAATCACGATCTTGGTTGCTTTTTTCTCATCCATATTAGCAATCATCGTGTCCTTTATTGCCGGTTTACTCAGGCTATCGAAACTTTGGATTCTACGTACCATTTCAGCGATTTATGTTGAGGTCTTTCGCGGAACTTCCCTGCTGGTTCAATTATTCTGGTTATACTTTGCTCTTCCATTTATCGGTATTGAACTTCCGAAGATGTTAGCAGCTATTCTTGCCATAGGACTTAACTTCGGAGCATACGGATCAGAAATCGTCCGAAGCGCAGTGCTTGCAGTTCCGAAAGGACAGACGGAGGCTGCTATAGCACTAAATATGAAACCCTGGCAAAGGTTATCTCATGTCATTCTTCCTCAAGCTTCACTACAAATGCTGCCGTCTTTCGGGAACCAGATGGTGGAATTGATTAAGTCAACCTCTCTCGTCTATTTCATTACGATGGCAGATCTCACCTATCAGGCGATGGTGCTTCGCAATAACTATATCTCCTTTACAACGGAGATCTTGGTGCTGCTTCTGCTGATGTATTTTGTTATAGCTACACTTGTTTCTATTGCTGTTCGGTTACTTGAACGGAAATTGACAACGGGGAGGCTATAA
- the ehuB gene encoding ectoine/hydroxyectoine ABC transporter substrate-binding protein EhuB, whose protein sequence is MRKVFVLVMSLIFVISLAACSGSGSPLDEAIERGYITVGFANEKPYAYKEADGTLTGEAVEIARVILERLGVKEMRGELTEFGSLVAGLQAKRFDLITAGMFINPNRCSAVLFADPEYSIGEALAVKQGNPLELVSYEGIASNGEAKVAVMTGAVEIEYLEKSGIPSDRIIQVPDQASAISALQADRVQAITMTGPSLQAMLESANDNKIERVADFTQPTVDGESVRGYGATAFRQADTEFQEAYNAELQKMKDSGELLEILQKFGFTEDELPGDMTAAALCGE, encoded by the coding sequence TTGAGAAAAGTTTTTGTTCTAGTGATGTCCTTGATCTTCGTAATATCTCTAGCGGCATGTAGTGGAAGTGGAAGTCCGCTGGACGAGGCGATCGAGAGAGGTTATATCACCGTAGGATTTGCAAATGAAAAGCCATACGCATACAAAGAGGCTGATGGAACACTAACAGGAGAAGCCGTTGAAATAGCCCGTGTAATTCTAGAGCGGCTCGGCGTGAAGGAGATGAGAGGTGAGCTGACAGAGTTTGGTTCATTAGTAGCCGGCTTGCAAGCTAAAAGGTTTGATCTTATTACAGCGGGAATGTTTATTAATCCTAATCGCTGTTCTGCAGTCTTATTCGCGGACCCGGAGTATAGCATTGGAGAAGCACTTGCAGTTAAGCAGGGGAATCCGCTAGAACTTGTAAGTTACGAAGGTATCGCGAGTAACGGGGAAGCAAAAGTCGCTGTCATGACTGGTGCCGTTGAAATCGAGTATTTAGAAAAGTCTGGTATTCCCTCGGATCGCATTATTCAAGTTCCTGACCAAGCTTCAGCTATAAGCGCACTTCAAGCTGACCGGGTGCAGGCTATAACGATGACGGGGCCATCACTTCAGGCAATGCTCGAATCGGCCAATGATAATAAAATTGAGCGTGTTGCTGACTTCACCCAACCTACAGTTGATGGTGAGAGTGTTCGCGGATATGGGGCGACAGCTTTTCGTCAAGCAGACACTGAATTTCAAGAGGCATATAATGCAGAACTTCAAAAAATGAAAGACTCAGGCGAGTTACTCGAAATATTGCAAAAGTTTGGATTCACAGAGGATGAGCTTCCAGGCGATATGACAGCTGCTGCGCTTTGCGGAGAATAA
- the ehuD gene encoding ectoine/hydroxyectoine ABC transporter permease subunit EhuD codes for MWNWDYVFDILPQLLGALKMTVLITICAFVLALFVGLLLAFMARSRFKPLSLVTKGVIEFIRNTPLLVQVFFLYYSLPLLMGISIPAFYTGVIALGLHYSTYLSEVYRSGIEAVPKGQWEAAKALNYTKSQTWKKIILPQAIPPIIPVLGNYLIVMFKETPILCAITLVELMLTAKNIVSLSFRAFEPYTLVGVLFFIISYIASLLVQQLEKRMNLQRGR; via the coding sequence ATGTGGAATTGGGATTATGTATTTGATATTTTGCCGCAGTTACTTGGGGCATTAAAAATGACGGTGTTGATTACGATCTGTGCCTTTGTACTGGCATTATTCGTAGGTTTACTTCTCGCATTTATGGCACGAAGTCGATTTAAACCTCTATCGTTAGTGACAAAAGGAGTTATAGAGTTCATACGTAACACACCTCTGCTTGTTCAAGTGTTCTTTCTTTATTACAGTCTGCCGTTACTTATGGGTATTTCCATTCCGGCTTTTTATACGGGGGTCATAGCACTCGGACTTCATTACAGCACGTACCTCTCAGAGGTATATCGTTCTGGCATCGAGGCTGTTCCAAAAGGTCAATGGGAAGCGGCAAAAGCACTGAATTATACGAAATCTCAAACTTGGAAGAAAATTATTCTACCTCAAGCGATTCCACCAATCATACCCGTACTTGGGAATTATCTAATTGTTATGTTCAAAGAGACACCTATTCTATGTGCAATTACGTTGGTTGAGCTTATGCTCACAGCCAAGAATATCGTATCTTTATCCTTCCGAGCTTTTGAGCCGTATACATTAGTCGGTGTATTGTTCTTCATTATTAGTTACATCGCTTCATTACTCGTGCAACAGCTGGAGAAGCGCATGAATTTACAAAGGGGAAGATAA
- a CDS encoding DedA family protein yields the protein MVYDFLLEFIDHFGYIALFLVLCLGLIGLPIPNEVVLMTAGTLSAAGILNYPFAYLAVSLGICSAMTFSYVVGRFFIKTRLFRSMQKSSKTERYFTISEKWFDKYGGYAIGMSLCLPFLRHITMYVAGMNKMSYRKFALYAYPSAFLWTLVYFLLGIVVKDQIMEIGTMIEHYGTILVVALIVCLLLYLLYRSSRSKQHHKTISGRK from the coding sequence ATGGTTTATGATTTTTTACTAGAATTTATTGATCATTTCGGCTACATTGCTTTGTTTTTAGTACTGTGTTTGGGGCTGATCGGTCTTCCGATTCCTAATGAGGTTGTTCTCATGACGGCGGGGACGTTATCTGCTGCAGGAATCCTCAATTACCCTTTCGCTTATCTCGCCGTGAGCCTTGGAATCTGTTCAGCCATGACCTTCAGTTATGTGGTAGGTCGTTTTTTTATCAAGACAAGATTATTCCGAAGTATGCAGAAGTCATCCAAAACCGAGCGTTATTTTACAATCTCGGAAAAATGGTTTGATAAATACGGTGGTTATGCCATCGGTATGAGTCTGTGTTTACCTTTTCTTCGGCATATTACGATGTACGTTGCAGGAATGAACAAGATGTCTTATCGAAAATTTGCTCTATACGCCTACCCTTCTGCTTTTTTATGGACACTGGTCTATTTTCTATTAGGTATTGTCGTGAAAGATCAGATTATGGAAATTGGTACGATGATTGAACATTATGGAACGATTCTTGTTGTTGCCCTCATTGTATGCTTATTGCTTTATTTACTATACCGATCATCTCGCAGTAAACAGCATCATAAAACCATTTCTGGGAGGAAATAA
- the ehuA gene encoding ectoine/hydroxyectoine ABC transporter ATP-binding protein EhuA, with product MNTVFEREETEVSAQEKKNQVIPDTSPIVKYTGVTKSFGNVEVLNGIDLEMQPGEKVAVIGPSGSGKTTMGRMLMTLEEPTSGTIEVDGELLWHMEHKGGIVRANEKHLHRMRCNVGMVFQHFNLFPHMNVMRNVTEAPRKVLGLSKEEAEERAVTMLTKVGLEDKFKMYPSKLSGGQKQRVAIARALVMRPKVMVFDEVTSALDPELVGEVLEVIREIAEEGEMAMMLITHEMEFAKEIADRVIFGADGKIVEQGTPEEIFDNPQSDRLQSFLQRFRSSGN from the coding sequence ATGAACACGGTATTTGAACGTGAGGAAACGGAAGTTTCTGCACAAGAAAAGAAGAATCAAGTAATACCGGATACATCTCCTATTGTGAAATACACAGGTGTGACGAAATCATTCGGAAATGTAGAAGTGCTAAATGGTATTGATTTGGAGATGCAGCCGGGAGAAAAGGTCGCTGTTATTGGTCCAAGCGGTTCAGGCAAAACAACCATGGGACGCATGCTGATGACACTTGAAGAACCGACAAGTGGAACGATTGAAGTAGATGGAGAACTTCTGTGGCATATGGAGCATAAGGGGGGAATTGTTCGCGCAAACGAAAAGCATCTGCACCGGATGCGGTGCAATGTAGGTATGGTGTTCCAGCATTTTAATCTATTTCCTCATATGAATGTGATGCGCAATGTGACAGAGGCTCCACGTAAAGTGCTTGGCTTAAGCAAAGAAGAAGCAGAGGAACGCGCAGTTACGATGCTTACTAAGGTTGGTCTGGAAGATAAGTTCAAGATGTACCCATCCAAGTTATCCGGTGGACAGAAACAACGTGTTGCCATTGCAAGGGCTCTTGTAATGCGACCCAAAGTGATGGTGTTTGACGAGGTAACTTCAGCCCTTGATCCTGAGCTCGTGGGTGAGGTGCTAGAGGTAATCCGCGAAATCGCTGAAGAAGGAGAGATGGCGATGATGTTGATTACACACGAAATGGAATTTGCCAAAGAAATTGCAGACCGAGTGATTTTCGGTGCTGATGGAAAAATCGTGGAACAAGGAACACCGGAAGAGATATTTGATAACCCACAAAGTGATCGATTACAGAGCTTTCTGCAGCGTTTTCGTTCTTCAGGAAATTAA
- a CDS encoding ectoine synthase, protein MIVKHLEEIIHTKDDIDTTTWNSRRLLLTKDEMGFSLNDTLIKAGTETLIWYKNHVEAVYCIEGEGEIEIVGGKTYQISPGMMYALDGHEKHYLRARSQMRMICVFNPPLTGAEVHDEEGTYPLLSQISK, encoded by the coding sequence ATGATTGTTAAACATTTAGAAGAGATTATTCATACGAAGGATGATATTGATACCACGACATGGAACTCGAGAAGATTGCTCCTAACCAAAGATGAGATGGGTTTTTCCTTGAATGACACACTTATTAAAGCGGGAACTGAAACACTGATCTGGTACAAAAACCATGTTGAAGCTGTGTATTGTATTGAAGGAGAAGGTGAGATTGAAATCGTCGGCGGGAAAACATATCAAATCTCTCCGGGAATGATGTATGCCCTTGATGGACATGAAAAGCATTATCTGAGGGCTCGGTCTCAAATGCGAATGATATGTGTGTTTAATCCGCCACTAACAGGTGCGGAAGTTCATGATGAAGAAGGAACATACCCGCTGCTTTCCCAAATTTCGAAGTAA
- the ectB gene encoding diaminobutyrate--2-oxoglutarate transaminase, with protein sequence MNNQLLELPELNVFNDLESEVRSYCRNFQTVFEKAKNAQLWDRNGNKYIDFFAGAGALNYGHNNEQIREKLIDYMMQDGITHSLDMATNAKETFLTQFQEVILKPRGWNHKVMFPGPTGTNAVEAALKIARKVTGRSTILSFTNAFHGMTLGSLAVTGNSFKREGAGIALTHSVFMPYDGYYGDDVDTLAYIKKLLDDPGSGVPIPAAVIVEALQGEGGLNSASRDWLKGLEQLCKERDILLILDDVQMGCGRTGPFFSFDDAGIEPDIICLSKSIGGFGLPMAITLLKPEIDVWEPGEHNGTFRGNNLGFIAATEALNYWKTKDFQLDVEIREKIIRKVLEDIPVKYPEFRGETRGRGLIQGFAFERQELAGRLSEIAFDHGLIMETSGPHSEVAKLMPPLTIELDTLKEGLKVLERSLEQLSAEER encoded by the coding sequence ATGAATAATCAACTTTTAGAATTGCCAGAACTTAATGTGTTTAACGATCTTGAATCTGAAGTGAGAAGTTATTGCCGAAACTTTCAAACGGTATTCGAGAAGGCAAAAAACGCTCAATTGTGGGATCGAAATGGAAATAAATATATTGATTTCTTTGCAGGTGCAGGTGCTTTGAACTACGGCCATAATAATGAGCAGATTCGTGAAAAGCTGATTGACTATATGATGCAAGATGGCATTACACATAGTCTTGATATGGCAACAAACGCGAAAGAAACATTTCTAACTCAATTTCAGGAGGTGATCCTGAAGCCGCGTGGCTGGAATCATAAGGTGATGTTCCCAGGACCAACGGGAACGAATGCTGTAGAAGCTGCGCTGAAGATAGCAAGGAAAGTTACAGGACGTTCCACTATTCTTTCGTTTACAAATGCGTTTCACGGTATGACGCTTGGATCGCTCGCTGTGACAGGAAACTCATTCAAGCGGGAAGGAGCGGGTATAGCTCTTACTCACTCAGTATTTATGCCCTATGACGGCTACTATGGAGATGACGTAGATACACTCGCATATATCAAGAAACTACTTGATGATCCTGGAAGCGGTGTTCCTATTCCAGCAGCTGTTATTGTAGAAGCTCTGCAAGGAGAGGGAGGCCTGAATTCTGCGAGTCGAGATTGGTTAAAGGGTCTTGAGCAGCTCTGTAAGGAAAGAGATATTTTACTCATTCTTGATGATGTTCAGATGGGCTGTGGTAGAACGGGGCCGTTCTTCAGCTTCGATGATGCCGGTATCGAGCCGGATATTATATGTCTATCGAAATCTATTGGTGGCTTTGGTCTTCCGATGGCTATTACATTATTGAAACCAGAGATCGATGTGTGGGAACCAGGTGAGCATAACGGAACTTTCCGAGGTAATAATCTAGGATTCATTGCTGCTACGGAAGCACTTAATTATTGGAAGACGAAGGACTTTCAGCTTGATGTTGAGATTAGAGAGAAGATTATTCGCAAAGTTTTGGAGGATATTCCAGTGAAGTATCCGGAGTTTCGTGGTGAAACTCGAGGCAGAGGTCTAATACAAGGTTTTGCATTTGAAAGACAGGAACTCGCTGGAAGACTCTCTGAAATCGCTTTCGATCATGGGCTGATTATGGAAACATCAGGTCCGCATAGTGAAGTAGCGAAGCTAATGCCACCACTGACCATTGAACTCGATACATTAAAAGAAGGATTGAAAGTACTGGAGCGTAGTCTGGAACAATTATCTGCAGAGGAGAGATGA